The stretch of DNA AGCACTTTTCTGCCTTTTTATATCTTCTGAAACGGAAACGCCCTCCGGTATATCCTCAATGTAAAACTCAACGCCCTCAAAGCTGATCATATGCAGAAGTGCGTCATTGAGCGAAGGCATCATAGTTACTATCGCGAATATCTTTCCGAGAAGCTCATTGTAGTTCACAAGTTCCACCATCTGACTTCCGGAAGCATCAGATTCATCATGATATTCCTTTATGATCTTTTCGATATCGGAATTAGGTGTTTCAACGATAAGATTAGGTGAACATGATGCATCATATTTTTTCAGATAACTGCTTATAAACATAAACAGCTTGGAAATTGCAAAACTCTGGGCATTGTATAAACCGGAACGGTCAGAAGCACCTTCCTCTTCAGGGCTCATTATAATAACAGTTTTAGCGGTATTCAGCGATATCTTGTCAAGTTCCAGCTTCGACAGCGGATTTCCGTTTCTGACAATTATATTGAAAAGCTTTTTCTTTTTTCCGTAAATACTGAAAACATCGTCGATTTGTTTTTCAATATATGATTTTTCCCTGTCTGCAAGGATAACTATGTAGGTACTGCTTATATCATCAAAACAGTAGTCATATATAAGTGCCGGTACCTTATGATTGTAGTTAAGTATTACTATATGCTTGTCCAGATTAAGATTTCTGCGGCTTGACGATGACTTTTCGATAACATTCATTATTATACTTGTTATATAACCGACAGTACCGCCTGTCAGTGAAATCATACCAAGAAGTACGACCACTGTAGTGATTATAAGTGACACAGGATAATCACTGTACTGATATCTTCCGCTCGGATTTACCATAAGAGTAAATGCAAAACGCATCATCTCGCCGAAACTTCTTCCCTTGTTTTCCGGCAGGAAAAGCAGCAGCAGTGAAGAGAGCACCACTGCTGCAAGATTTGAAACAATGACCATCGCAAAGATAAAAGCGCTCGGTCTGTTTTCCTTATAAATACTCAGTTTGTTTTTCAGTTTTTCACTGAAGGTTATTGAATCGTTGTTTCTCATAGTTTTTCTCCATTGTTTTATTTATGACAAAGACGTCATTTATTTATCATGCGTGAACTTCAGGAGTCTTTTCTCTTCCTTTCAGTACGGCGCTGCCGCTTCAGAAGAAAAAAGTATCCTTTTTTTATGCATGTCCCCCTTGAAATCCATTACGCCCATTACGGTGTTTTCATCGATCTTTCTGAAAACATCGATTATTTCAAGATGATCATAGATCATTGCCGTACTGACCGTGCCTCTGTATCGTATCTCTCTGACCCTCGCCTTTTTTCGGGATGTGCGGAACATTTTGAAAAACGGATCAAATAAATTCGGATCAATACCGGCAGGCTTATCCGGAACAAGCGAAAACAGCCTTGCATACTTTAACAGCCTGTCAGGATCGGCACTGTAAAGTCTTCCCTGTTTGTCCCGCATTATAAGAGGTGCCGCATTCTCCTCGTCATAGAACTTCTTCCCGTACCACGGCGCAAGGCTTAATATACCGTCCATCGGATGTCCTGACGGTATTTCAGTCCCCTTCCACATTCCGATCATGAACGAAGGAGTTACCGGTTCCAGTTTGTCAAAAAGTTCAAACAGGCTTTCCTGTGCAGGTCCGGCTTTTATTAGTTTAAAACATTCAGTTACAGTCATATTCATTTTCCTTATTAATGAATCGGCGATAGGTAAACGGATCAGAAAATGCCGGCTTATGCTTCCGGCATTTTCCGGAAGCATGTATGATCAGCTTCCGAGAAGTGATTTGTAAAGTTCAATGTACTTTTCAGAAGATGATTCCCAGCTGAAGTCACATTTCATAACAAAGTCAACAAGCTTCTTCCATTCCTTTTTGTCATTGTAAAGCGCCTGTGCTCTGAGGCAGGCATTAAGCATGTCATGAGCATTGTAGGTCTTGAATGTAAAACCGTTGCCGTTTTCACCGCCGCAGTCTTTTACAGAATCACGTAATCCGCCTGTTTCACGTACTATCGGAACTGTACCGTATCTCATTGCAATCATCTGTGCAAGTCCGCATGGCTCATTCTGTGAAGGCATGAGGAACATATCAGCACCTGCATAGATCTTTCTTGCAGTTTCAGGAACAAAGCCTATTGTAACGCTCACTCTGTCCGGATAGCGGCGTGCCATCTCCTCAAAGAAATCCTCAAAGATCT from Ruminococcus sp. HUN007 encodes:
- a CDS encoding DUF4334 domain-containing protein; this encodes MTVTECFKLIKAGPAQESLFELFDKLEPVTPSFMIGMWKGTEIPSGHPMDGILSLAPWYGKKFYDEENAAPLIMRDKQGRLYSADPDRLLKYARLFSLVPDKPAGIDPNLFDPFFKMFRTSRKKARVREIRYRGTVSTAMIYDHLEIIDVFRKIDENTVMGVMDFKGDMHKKRILFSSEAAAPY